One Halalkalicoccus sp. NIPERK01 genomic region harbors:
- the ilvA gene encoding threonine ammonia-lyase: MSVTFADIEAAGKRLDDESVVKRTPVERSTSLGAMVDADVRLKMEHLQWTGSFKTRGAYNKLSQAVAEGGVEHAVAASAGNHAQGVALAATTLGVDSTIVMPRTAPQTKIDATRGYGATVELHGKDFQEAMAHAKELAGGSETTFVHAYDDPDIVAGQGTLGVEMVEDCPEVDTVIVPIGGGGLISGIALAFAELAPEVRVVGVQAEEAATVPESLDKGIPQTLDSVDTIADGIATGGVSELTLGIIEKHVDEVVTVSDDEIARAILLLLERAKQLVEGAGAAGVAALLSDDLDVRGESVMPLLCGGNLDMPMLQTVLVHAMTDREQLLHLRVHIDDQPGRMAEISRVIADHDANIRDVRHERAVEGLRVGDAYLVFRLVTSGSGHSRAITEAIEDRGYDVEIVNAR, encoded by the coding sequence ATGTCCGTTACCTTCGCCGACATCGAGGCGGCCGGGAAACGACTCGACGACGAGAGCGTCGTCAAGCGCACGCCCGTCGAGCGAAGCACCTCCCTGGGTGCGATGGTCGACGCCGACGTCCGCCTGAAGATGGAGCACCTCCAGTGGACGGGCTCGTTCAAGACGCGGGGCGCGTACAACAAGCTCTCGCAGGCGGTCGCCGAGGGCGGGGTCGAACACGCGGTGGCGGCGAGCGCGGGCAACCACGCCCAGGGGGTCGCGCTCGCGGCCACCACCCTCGGGGTGGACTCGACGATCGTCATGCCCCGGACCGCACCCCAGACGAAGATCGACGCCACCCGCGGGTACGGCGCGACGGTCGAACTCCACGGCAAGGACTTCCAGGAGGCGATGGCCCACGCGAAAGAGCTCGCGGGAGGGAGTGAGACGACGTTCGTCCACGCCTACGACGACCCCGACATCGTCGCCGGGCAGGGTACGCTGGGAGTGGAGATGGTCGAGGACTGCCCCGAGGTCGACACCGTGATCGTTCCCATCGGCGGGGGCGGCCTCATCTCGGGGATCGCCCTCGCCTTCGCCGAACTCGCCCCCGAGGTCCGGGTCGTCGGCGTCCAGGCCGAGGAGGCCGCGACCGTCCCCGAGAGCCTCGACAAGGGGATTCCCCAGACGCTCGATTCGGTCGATACGATCGCCGACGGGATCGCCACGGGCGGCGTCTCCGAACTCACGCTGGGAATCATCGAGAAGCACGTCGACGAGGTCGTCACCGTCTCGGACGACGAGATCGCCCGGGCGATACTGCTGTTGCTCGAACGCGCGAAACAGCTCGTCGAGGGCGCGGGCGCGGCGGGGGTTGCGGCGCTGTTGAGCGACGACCTCGACGTGCGTGGCGAGTCCGTCATGCCCCTGCTTTGTGGCGGGAACCTCGACATGCCGATGCTCCAGACGGTGCTCGTCCACGCGATGACCGACCGTGAGCAGCTGTTGCACCTGCGGGTCCACATCGACGACCAGCCCGGACGGATGGCCGAGATCTCCCGGGTGATCGCCGACCACGACGCGAACATCCGGGACGTGCGCCACGAGCGGGCGGTAGAGGGCCTCCGCGTCGGCGACGCCTACCTCGTCTTCCGGCTGGTCACCAGCGGGTCGGGCCACTCGCGGGCGATCACGGAGGCGATCGAGGACCGCGGCTACGACGTCGAGATCGTCAACGCCCGCTGA